Proteins encoded in a region of the Gaiellales bacterium genome:
- the trpA gene encoding tryptophan synthase subunit alpha gives MKLSPPVISIYLMADTDTADLAEAAAGAGAGLFEIGIPYSDPLADGPTVQRAGQRSLRGGMTTTRALDVIREIRSRVDVPIVPMTYAAPVMAYGERRFCADAAAAGASGLIVPDVPADEAGEIAAGCREHGLDLVPLLAPTSADDRIELACSLASGFIYLVSVAGVTGTRDRLSVGVTGLAQRVRAHTDLPLLVGFGISAPEHATAALAAGADGVVIGSKAIEVSESGGPAALAEFVASMTAAVAAPSAQ, from the coding sequence GGCCGACCTGGCCGAGGCCGCAGCCGGCGCCGGTGCGGGCCTGTTCGAGATCGGCATCCCCTATTCCGATCCGCTCGCCGACGGGCCAACGGTCCAGCGCGCGGGCCAGCGCTCGCTGCGCGGCGGGATGACGACGACCCGGGCGCTCGACGTGATCCGCGAGATCCGCTCGCGGGTGGACGTCCCGATCGTGCCGATGACCTATGCGGCGCCCGTGATGGCCTACGGCGAGCGCCGGTTCTGCGCCGACGCGGCCGCCGCGGGCGCGTCCGGTCTGATCGTGCCGGACGTCCCCGCCGACGAGGCCGGCGAGATCGCCGCGGGCTGCCGCGAGCACGGGCTCGACCTCGTCCCGCTGCTCGCGCCGACCTCGGCCGACGACCGCATCGAGCTGGCCTGCTCGCTGGCGAGCGGGTTCATCTACCTCGTGTCGGTCGCCGGGGTGACCGGCACCCGCGACCGCCTCTCCGTCGGCGTCACCGGGCTCGCGCAGCGGGTCCGGGCGCACACCGACCTGCCGCTGCTGGTCGGCTTCGGGATCTCGGCGCCGGAGCACGCGACCGCGGCACTCGCCGCTGGCGCCGACGGCGTCGTGATCGGGTCGAAGGCGATCGAGGTCTCGGAGTCCGGCGGACCGGCCGCCCTGGCCGAGTTCGTCGCCTCGATGACGGCCGCGGTCGCGGCGCCGAGCGCGCAGTAG
- a CDS encoding response regulator transcription factor — protein sequence MHILVVEDDRPLARILRKSIESSGHTVDIVGDGDEALRVARTRAHDALVLDLQLPRLSGIEVCRRLRDDGNAVPIIMLTARGTVADRIEGLDVGADDYLPKPFSLAELQARLRALHRRGKVEPELLRSGSLELDTTARELRVNGTSVELTGTELALLEYLMRNPGVVLSRDQLREQVWGDGFEPASNVVDIYVHYVRRKLKRAGADHDPIRTVRGLGYSFRRAD from the coding sequence ATGCACATCCTCGTCGTCGAAGACGACCGGCCTCTGGCCCGGATCCTGCGCAAATCGATCGAGTCGAGCGGTCACACCGTGGACATCGTCGGCGACGGCGACGAGGCGCTGCGGGTCGCGCGCACCCGCGCGCACGACGCGCTCGTCCTCGACCTCCAGCTGCCCCGCCTGTCCGGCATCGAGGTCTGCCGCCGGCTGCGCGACGACGGGAACGCCGTGCCGATCATCATGCTGACGGCGCGCGGGACGGTCGCCGACCGCATCGAGGGACTCGACGTCGGCGCCGACGACTACCTGCCGAAGCCGTTTTCGCTGGCCGAGCTGCAGGCCCGGCTGCGCGCGCTCCACCGCCGCGGCAAGGTCGAGCCGGAGCTGCTGCGCTCGGGCTCGCTCGAGCTCGACACCACCGCGCGCGAGCTGCGCGTGAACGGGACGTCGGTCGAGCTGACCGGCACCGAGCTGGCGCTGCTGGAGTACCTGATGCGCAACCCCGGCGTCGTGCTCTCCCGCGACCAGCTGCGCGAGCAGGTGTGGGGCGACGGCTTCGAGCCCGCCTCGAACGTCGTCGACATCTACGTGCACTACGTCCGCCGGAAGCTGAAACGGGCGGGCGCCGACCACGACCCGATCCGGACGGTCCGCGGGCTCGGGTACAGCTTCCGCCGCGCGGACTGA